The following are encoded together in the Acipenser ruthenus chromosome 24, fAciRut3.2 maternal haplotype, whole genome shotgun sequence genome:
- the LOC117429943 gene encoding proline-rich protein 11-like isoform X2, translated as MFGGMTNLKQRRRKWKTIRKRRLRQRSIAVESPRAAVVPAHECPADPMVECSAGEKVVTRWAPVTSVNILSNLLLAVSSLYWGWRSRLIKVCSRLCGALFPSRVCLQEMNVLQQRVDELQVEMARLRSALQLSGAVNVVCSCQAPDTRGWAISSLLLPPPHIPSVKGHGMQLPALAALPPAPPPPPPPPPPPPALPPPKPLQIQKKAGSTTSHQSAAVKQVGPAAVTLRDLLNVKLRKANAPLHKPQVEEDCPGSDTGAATSRQKPFCHSKEKDLSCAISPEKKRAPLITMSDLRRVSLRSSHTDLPLKIGLHRTPSKSPLNLRKHLKKVNIDRSPGGTPLYEKENRETGTGLTPIMTQALRRKFQMAHPKSPSPSNRPVNRSFDDTNH; from the exons ATGTTTGGG GGCATGACCAACCTGAAGCAGCGGCGCAGGAAATGGAAGACCATCAGGAAGCGCCGTTTGAGGCAGCGGAGCATAGCCGTGGAGAGCCCCAGAGCAGCCGTCGTCCCTGCACACGAGTG CCCTGCAGACCCAATGGTTGAGTGCAGTGCTGGTGAGAAGGTTGTAACGCGGTGGGCTCCAGTCACCAGTGTCAACATTCTCTCCAACCTCCTGCTGGCCGTATCCTCTCTGTACTGGGGCTGGAGGTCCCGGCTGATTAAG GTGTGTTCCAGGCTGTGTGGTGCTCTGTTCCCCTCCCGGGTGTGTCTGCAGGAGATGAACGTTTTGCAGCAGAGGGTGGATGAGCTGCAGGTGGAGATGGCCAGACTGCGCAGCGCACTGCAG CTGAGTGGAGCGGTGAATGTAGTGTGCTCTTGCCAGGCTCCTGACACTAGGGGCTGGGCTATTTCCTCTCTGCTGCTGCCACCACCACACATCCCGTCTGTTAAGGGACACGGCATGCAGCTCCCGGCACTGGCAGCCCTCCCcccggctcctcctcctcctccaccccctccccctcccccacctgCGCTGCCCCCGCCGAAGCCACTGCAAATCCAGAAGAAGGCTGGGAGCACCACATCACACCAG AGTGCTGCAGTGAAACAGGTTGGACCAGCTGCAGTGACCCTCAGGGACCTGCTCAACGTGAAGCTGAGGAAAGCAAATGCACCTCTCCACAAGCCTCAGGTAGAGGAGGACTGCCCTGGCTCGGATACCGGAGCTGCGACTTCACGGCAAAAACCATTCTGTCATTCAAAAGAGAAAGATTTGTCTTGT GCGATCTCTCCTGAGAAGAAGCGTGCCCCACTGATAACGATGTCGGACCTCCGGAGAGTCAGCCTGAGATCCTCGCACACCGACCTGCCTCTCAAAATCGGGCTGCACAG gacCCCCAGTAAGAGCCCTCTGAATTTGCGCAAGCACCTGAAGAAAGTGAACATAGACAG GAGCCCTGGGGGGACCCCGCTGTACGAGAAGGAGAACAGGGAGACTGGCACCGGCCTCACACCCATCATGACGCAGGCGCTGCGCCGCAAGTTTCAG ATGGCTCATCCTAAAAGCCCTTCTCCTTCGAACCGGCCTGTTAACAGGAGTTTTGATGACACAAACCACTAA
- the LOC117429943 gene encoding proline-rich protein 11-like isoform X5, with translation MFGGMTNLKQRRRKWKTIRKRRLRQRSIAVESPRAAVVPAHECPADPMVECSAGEKVVTRWAPVTSVNILSNLLLAVSSLYWGWRSRLIKVCSRLCGALFPSRVCLQEMNVLQQRVDELQVEMARLRSALQLSGAVNVVCSCQAPDTRGWAISSLLLPPPHIPSVKGHGMQLPALAALPPAPPPPPPPPPPPPALPPPKPLQIQKKAGSTTSHQSAAVKQVGPAAVTLRDLLNVKLRKANAPLHKPQAISPEKKRAPLITMSDLRRVSLRSSHTDLPLKIGLHRTPSKSPLNLRKHLKKVNIDRSPGGTPLYEKENRETGTGLTPIMTQALRRKFQMAHPKSPSPSNRPVNRSFDDTNH, from the exons ATGTTTGGG GGCATGACCAACCTGAAGCAGCGGCGCAGGAAATGGAAGACCATCAGGAAGCGCCGTTTGAGGCAGCGGAGCATAGCCGTGGAGAGCCCCAGAGCAGCCGTCGTCCCTGCACACGAGTG CCCTGCAGACCCAATGGTTGAGTGCAGTGCTGGTGAGAAGGTTGTAACGCGGTGGGCTCCAGTCACCAGTGTCAACATTCTCTCCAACCTCCTGCTGGCCGTATCCTCTCTGTACTGGGGCTGGAGGTCCCGGCTGATTAAG GTGTGTTCCAGGCTGTGTGGTGCTCTGTTCCCCTCCCGGGTGTGTCTGCAGGAGATGAACGTTTTGCAGCAGAGGGTGGATGAGCTGCAGGTGGAGATGGCCAGACTGCGCAGCGCACTGCAG CTGAGTGGAGCGGTGAATGTAGTGTGCTCTTGCCAGGCTCCTGACACTAGGGGCTGGGCTATTTCCTCTCTGCTGCTGCCACCACCACACATCCCGTCTGTTAAGGGACACGGCATGCAGCTCCCGGCACTGGCAGCCCTCCCcccggctcctcctcctcctccaccccctccccctcccccacctgCGCTGCCCCCGCCGAAGCCACTGCAAATCCAGAAGAAGGCTGGGAGCACCACATCACACCAG AGTGCTGCAGTGAAACAGGTTGGACCAGCTGCAGTGACCCTCAGGGACCTGCTCAACGTGAAGCTGAGGAAAGCAAATGCACCTCTCCACAAGCCTCAG GCGATCTCTCCTGAGAAGAAGCGTGCCCCACTGATAACGATGTCGGACCTCCGGAGAGTCAGCCTGAGATCCTCGCACACCGACCTGCCTCTCAAAATCGGGCTGCACAG gacCCCCAGTAAGAGCCCTCTGAATTTGCGCAAGCACCTGAAGAAAGTGAACATAGACAG GAGCCCTGGGGGGACCCCGCTGTACGAGAAGGAGAACAGGGAGACTGGCACCGGCCTCACACCCATCATGACGCAGGCGCTGCGCCGCAAGTTTCAG ATGGCTCATCCTAAAAGCCCTTCTCCTTCGAACCGGCCTGTTAACAGGAGTTTTGATGACACAAACCACTAA
- the LOC117429943 gene encoding proline-rich protein 11-like isoform X4, with the protein MFGGMTNLKQRRRKWKTIRKRRLRQRSIAVESPRAAVVPAHECPADPMVECSAGEKVVTRWAPVTSVNILSNLLLAVSSLYWGWRSRLIKVCSRLCGALFPSRVCLQEMNVLQQRVDELQVEMARLRSALQLSGAVNVVCSCQAPDTRGWAISSLLLPPPHIPSVKGHGMQLPALAALPPAPPPPPPPPPPPPALPPPKPLQIQKKAGSTTSHQSAAVKQVGPAAVTLRDLLNVKLRKANAPLHKPQQAISPEKKRAPLITMSDLRRVSLRSSHTDLPLKIGLHRTPSKSPLNLRKHLKKVNIDRSPGGTPLYEKENRETGTGLTPIMTQALRRKFQMAHPKSPSPSNRPVNRSFDDTNH; encoded by the exons ATGTTTGGG GGCATGACCAACCTGAAGCAGCGGCGCAGGAAATGGAAGACCATCAGGAAGCGCCGTTTGAGGCAGCGGAGCATAGCCGTGGAGAGCCCCAGAGCAGCCGTCGTCCCTGCACACGAGTG CCCTGCAGACCCAATGGTTGAGTGCAGTGCTGGTGAGAAGGTTGTAACGCGGTGGGCTCCAGTCACCAGTGTCAACATTCTCTCCAACCTCCTGCTGGCCGTATCCTCTCTGTACTGGGGCTGGAGGTCCCGGCTGATTAAG GTGTGTTCCAGGCTGTGTGGTGCTCTGTTCCCCTCCCGGGTGTGTCTGCAGGAGATGAACGTTTTGCAGCAGAGGGTGGATGAGCTGCAGGTGGAGATGGCCAGACTGCGCAGCGCACTGCAG CTGAGTGGAGCGGTGAATGTAGTGTGCTCTTGCCAGGCTCCTGACACTAGGGGCTGGGCTATTTCCTCTCTGCTGCTGCCACCACCACACATCCCGTCTGTTAAGGGACACGGCATGCAGCTCCCGGCACTGGCAGCCCTCCCcccggctcctcctcctcctccaccccctccccctcccccacctgCGCTGCCCCCGCCGAAGCCACTGCAAATCCAGAAGAAGGCTGGGAGCACCACATCACACCAG AGTGCTGCAGTGAAACAGGTTGGACCAGCTGCAGTGACCCTCAGGGACCTGCTCAACGTGAAGCTGAGGAAAGCAAATGCACCTCTCCACAAGCCTCAG CAGGCGATCTCTCCTGAGAAGAAGCGTGCCCCACTGATAACGATGTCGGACCTCCGGAGAGTCAGCCTGAGATCCTCGCACACCGACCTGCCTCTCAAAATCGGGCTGCACAG gacCCCCAGTAAGAGCCCTCTGAATTTGCGCAAGCACCTGAAGAAAGTGAACATAGACAG GAGCCCTGGGGGGACCCCGCTGTACGAGAAGGAGAACAGGGAGACTGGCACCGGCCTCACACCCATCATGACGCAGGCGCTGCGCCGCAAGTTTCAG ATGGCTCATCCTAAAAGCCCTTCTCCTTCGAACCGGCCTGTTAACAGGAGTTTTGATGACACAAACCACTAA
- the LOC117429943 gene encoding proline-rich protein 11-like isoform X1, with product MFGGMTNLKQRRRKWKTIRKRRLRQRSIAVESPRAAVVPAHECPADPMVECSAGEKVVTRWAPVTSVNILSNLLLAVSSLYWGWRSRLIKVCSRLCGALFPSRVCLQEMNVLQQRVDELQVEMARLRSALQLSGAVNVVCSCQAPDTRGWAISSLLLPPPHIPSVKGHGMQLPALAALPPAPPPPPPPPPPPPALPPPKPLQIQKKAGSTTSHQSAAVKQVGPAAVTLRDLLNVKLRKANAPLHKPQVEEDCPGSDTGAATSRQKPFCHSKEKDLSCQAISPEKKRAPLITMSDLRRVSLRSSHTDLPLKIGLHRTPSKSPLNLRKHLKKVNIDRSPGGTPLYEKENRETGTGLTPIMTQALRRKFQMAHPKSPSPSNRPVNRSFDDTNH from the exons ATGTTTGGG GGCATGACCAACCTGAAGCAGCGGCGCAGGAAATGGAAGACCATCAGGAAGCGCCGTTTGAGGCAGCGGAGCATAGCCGTGGAGAGCCCCAGAGCAGCCGTCGTCCCTGCACACGAGTG CCCTGCAGACCCAATGGTTGAGTGCAGTGCTGGTGAGAAGGTTGTAACGCGGTGGGCTCCAGTCACCAGTGTCAACATTCTCTCCAACCTCCTGCTGGCCGTATCCTCTCTGTACTGGGGCTGGAGGTCCCGGCTGATTAAG GTGTGTTCCAGGCTGTGTGGTGCTCTGTTCCCCTCCCGGGTGTGTCTGCAGGAGATGAACGTTTTGCAGCAGAGGGTGGATGAGCTGCAGGTGGAGATGGCCAGACTGCGCAGCGCACTGCAG CTGAGTGGAGCGGTGAATGTAGTGTGCTCTTGCCAGGCTCCTGACACTAGGGGCTGGGCTATTTCCTCTCTGCTGCTGCCACCACCACACATCCCGTCTGTTAAGGGACACGGCATGCAGCTCCCGGCACTGGCAGCCCTCCCcccggctcctcctcctcctccaccccctccccctcccccacctgCGCTGCCCCCGCCGAAGCCACTGCAAATCCAGAAGAAGGCTGGGAGCACCACATCACACCAG AGTGCTGCAGTGAAACAGGTTGGACCAGCTGCAGTGACCCTCAGGGACCTGCTCAACGTGAAGCTGAGGAAAGCAAATGCACCTCTCCACAAGCCTCAGGTAGAGGAGGACTGCCCTGGCTCGGATACCGGAGCTGCGACTTCACGGCAAAAACCATTCTGTCATTCAAAAGAGAAAGATTTGTCTTGT CAGGCGATCTCTCCTGAGAAGAAGCGTGCCCCACTGATAACGATGTCGGACCTCCGGAGAGTCAGCCTGAGATCCTCGCACACCGACCTGCCTCTCAAAATCGGGCTGCACAG gacCCCCAGTAAGAGCCCTCTGAATTTGCGCAAGCACCTGAAGAAAGTGAACATAGACAG GAGCCCTGGGGGGACCCCGCTGTACGAGAAGGAGAACAGGGAGACTGGCACCGGCCTCACACCCATCATGACGCAGGCGCTGCGCCGCAAGTTTCAG ATGGCTCATCCTAAAAGCCCTTCTCCTTCGAACCGGCCTGTTAACAGGAGTTTTGATGACACAAACCACTAA
- the LOC117429943 gene encoding proline-rich protein 11-like isoform X3, translating to MFGGMTNLKQRRRKWKTIRKRRLRQRSIAVESPRAAVVPAHECPADPMVECSAGEKVVTRWAPVTSVNILSNLLLAVSSLYWGWRSRLIKVCSRLCGALFPSRVCLQEMNVLQQRVDELQVEMARLRSALQAPDTRGWAISSLLLPPPHIPSVKGHGMQLPALAALPPAPPPPPPPPPPPPALPPPKPLQIQKKAGSTTSHQSAAVKQVGPAAVTLRDLLNVKLRKANAPLHKPQVEEDCPGSDTGAATSRQKPFCHSKEKDLSCQAISPEKKRAPLITMSDLRRVSLRSSHTDLPLKIGLHRTPSKSPLNLRKHLKKVNIDRSPGGTPLYEKENRETGTGLTPIMTQALRRKFQMAHPKSPSPSNRPVNRSFDDTNH from the exons ATGTTTGGG GGCATGACCAACCTGAAGCAGCGGCGCAGGAAATGGAAGACCATCAGGAAGCGCCGTTTGAGGCAGCGGAGCATAGCCGTGGAGAGCCCCAGAGCAGCCGTCGTCCCTGCACACGAGTG CCCTGCAGACCCAATGGTTGAGTGCAGTGCTGGTGAGAAGGTTGTAACGCGGTGGGCTCCAGTCACCAGTGTCAACATTCTCTCCAACCTCCTGCTGGCCGTATCCTCTCTGTACTGGGGCTGGAGGTCCCGGCTGATTAAG GTGTGTTCCAGGCTGTGTGGTGCTCTGTTCCCCTCCCGGGTGTGTCTGCAGGAGATGAACGTTTTGCAGCAGAGGGTGGATGAGCTGCAGGTGGAGATGGCCAGACTGCGCAGCGCACTGCAG GCTCCTGACACTAGGGGCTGGGCTATTTCCTCTCTGCTGCTGCCACCACCACACATCCCGTCTGTTAAGGGACACGGCATGCAGCTCCCGGCACTGGCAGCCCTCCCcccggctcctcctcctcctccaccccctccccctcccccacctgCGCTGCCCCCGCCGAAGCCACTGCAAATCCAGAAGAAGGCTGGGAGCACCACATCACACCAG AGTGCTGCAGTGAAACAGGTTGGACCAGCTGCAGTGACCCTCAGGGACCTGCTCAACGTGAAGCTGAGGAAAGCAAATGCACCTCTCCACAAGCCTCAGGTAGAGGAGGACTGCCCTGGCTCGGATACCGGAGCTGCGACTTCACGGCAAAAACCATTCTGTCATTCAAAAGAGAAAGATTTGTCTTGT CAGGCGATCTCTCCTGAGAAGAAGCGTGCCCCACTGATAACGATGTCGGACCTCCGGAGAGTCAGCCTGAGATCCTCGCACACCGACCTGCCTCTCAAAATCGGGCTGCACAG gacCCCCAGTAAGAGCCCTCTGAATTTGCGCAAGCACCTGAAGAAAGTGAACATAGACAG GAGCCCTGGGGGGACCCCGCTGTACGAGAAGGAGAACAGGGAGACTGGCACCGGCCTCACACCCATCATGACGCAGGCGCTGCGCCGCAAGTTTCAG ATGGCTCATCCTAAAAGCCCTTCTCCTTCGAACCGGCCTGTTAACAGGAGTTTTGATGACACAAACCACTAA